The Mobula birostris isolate sMobBir1 chromosome 1, sMobBir1.hap1, whole genome shotgun sequence genome contains a region encoding:
- the LOC140206159 gene encoding leucine-rich repeat transmembrane protein FLRT2 has translation MVRVMGVSQTRVCFKDRSTLLYLWTMFLLGLYTQITWAEFCPSECRCDKKFVYCNDRELTSVPSGIPEGASILYLQNNVINNAGFPLDLRNVLSVQTVYLYGNELDEFPVNLPKNVKELHLQENNIQTVSREALSQLQKLEKLHLDDNSISTVGIEDNAFREATNLKLLFLSRNHLSSVPVGLPLGLEELRLDENRISTVSELAFQNLTLLQRLVLDGNLLANKGIAEGALGQLVQLTELSMVRNSLTRPPANLPGGRLVKLNLQDNQISQIPVTAFRQLKRLERLDLSNNQLRMLAKGAFDGMTSLKQILLRNNPWYCDCNIKWVTKWLQSLSFSINVRGLMCQGPDKVRGMAIRDLNMNLVSCPVSTTAPKATRVPPAPLPSASPTAFSTILTPVANTSTWPFSAGSSPPVPGGGDEFTDSPPVGPLRLAVQFVNDTCIRISWLADFTVTKYRVTWVKLGHSLVGGIVHERIVSGDTRQLSLRNLEPRSTYRICIVLLDASNNFHPEDDTVCSEATTKPPSFNTNLPSSPEQATQQELSSPLLLAGLIGGAVLIILVALLGIFCWHMHKKGKYDSHSWKYNRGRRKDDYCEAGTKKDNTILEMTETSFHIVSLNNEHMLKEDFRLQSIYPPNGAISYTDCHTRSNNRFCTSGAPDVEQCHT, from the coding sequence ATGGTTAGAGTGATGGGAGTGTCACAGACCAGAGTCTGTTTCAAGGACCGGAGTACTTTATTGTATTTATGGACTATGTTTCTTTTGGGACTGTACACACAGATAACTTGGGCGGAATTCTGTCCTTCAGAGTGTCGTTGCGACAAGAAATTTGTTTACTGCAATGACCGTGAATTGACATCAGTGCCTTCTGGGATACCAGAGGGGGCCAGTATTCTCTACCTCCAAAACAACGTCATCAACAATGCTGGATTTCCACTTGACTTGCGAAACGTGCTCTCGGTTCAGACCGTATACCTGTATGGCAATGAACTGGATGAGTTCCCTGTGAATCTACCAAAAAACGTGAAGGAGCTGCACTTGCAGGAGAATAACATCCAGACGGTCTCCAGGGAGGCTCTCAGCCAACTGCAGAAACTTGAAAAGCTTCACCTGGATGACAATTCCATCTCGACCGTTGGCATTGAGGACAATGCCTTCCGAGAAGCTACTAACCTTAAGCTCCTGTTCTTGTCTAGGAACCACTTGAGCAGTGTGCCAGTGGGGCTGCCACTGGGGCTGGAAGAATTACGGCTGGATGAGAACAGGATCTCCACTGTGTCGGAGCTGGCATTTCAGAACTTGACTCTCCTTCAACGCCTGGTGTTGGATGGGAACCTCCTGGCCAACAAGGGCATTGCCGAGGGAGCCCTGGGACAACTGGTGCAGCTGACTGAGCTCTCGATGGTGCGGAACTCCCTGACCCGGCCCCCGGCGAACCTCCCTGGTGGCCGACTGGTGAAGCTGAACTTGCAGGATAACCAGATCAGTCAGATCCCGGTCACCGCCTTCAGGCAACTGAAGCGGCTCGAGAGGCTGGACCTTTCCAACAACCAGCTCCGGATGCTGGCaaaaggagcgtttgatggtaTGACCAGCTTGAAACAAATTCTGTTGAGGAATAATCCGTGGTATTGCGACTGCAATATAAAATGGGTGACCAAGTGGCTGCAGTCCCTTTCTTTCTCCATCAATGTGCGTGGCTTGATGTGCCAGGGGCCTGACAAAGTCAGGGGCATGGCTATACGAGACCTGAATATGAATCTGGTGTCCTGTCCTGTTTCTACAACTGCTCCCAAAGCCACCCGTGTACCCCCTGCCCCCTTGCCATCTGCCTCGCCCACTGCCTTTTCTACTATTTTGACTCCTGTTGCAAACACCTCCACCTGGCCCTTTAGCGCTGGCTCGAGCCCACCTGTGCCCGGTGGTGGTGACGAATTCACAGACTCTCCCCCGGTAGGCCCACTGCGGCTTGCTGTTCAGTTTGTGAACGACACGTGCATTCGGATCAGTTGGCTGGCTGACTTTACGGTGACCAAGTACCGGGTCACGTGGGTGAAACTGGGCCACAGTTTGGTGGGCGGCATTGTGCATGAGAGGATAGTCAGCGGGGACACCAGGCAGCTGAGCCTGCGGAACCTGGAGCCCAGGTCCACCTACAGGATCTGCATAGTCCTACTGGACGCCTCGAACAACTTTCACCCCGAGGATGATACAGTTTGCTCGGAGGCCACAACCAAGCCGCCGTCTTTTAACACAAACCTGCCCTCCAGCCCTGAGCAGGCCACCCAGCAGGAACTGAGCTCCCCGTTACTGCTGGCGGGGCTGATAGGGGGCGCAGTGCTCATTATACTGGTCGCTCTGCTGGGCATCTTCTGCTGGCACATGCACAAAAAGGGGAAGTACGACTCACACTCGTGGAAGTACAACCGCGGCCGCAGGAAAGACGACTACTGTGAGGCTGGGACCAAAAAGGACAACACCATTCTCGAAATGACTGAGACCAGTTTTCATATAGTCTCATTAAATAATGAACACATGTTGAAGGAGGATTTTAGACTGCAGTCAATATATCCTCCAAATGGGGCTATTAGTTACACAGACTGCCACACCAGAAGCAACAACAGATTCTGTACTAGTGGGGCTCCAGATGTGGAACAATGTCACACATGA